GGTCTTTCATGGCGGTTATTTTTCCAATTCAACAATCAGTTTTGAAGCAATTTGTCCGGAGATGATTGCCGGCGGCACGCCAGGACCCGGAACGGTTAATTGGCCGGCATAAACCAGATTTTGTACCTTTGAATTTTTCACCGAGGGTTTCAGAAAAGCAGTCTGGAGCAGCGTATTGGCCAATCCGTAAGCATTTCCTTTGAAAGCATTGTAATCGGCGATAAAGTCGGAGTGTGAATAGGCCCGTTTGAAAACAATGTGTTTTTCGATGTTTTCGCC
This sequence is a window from Bacteroidales bacterium. Protein-coding genes within it:
- a CDS encoding phytoene desaturase is translated as GENIEKHIVFKRAYSHSDFIADYNAFKGNAYGLANTLLQTAFLKPSVKNSKVQNLVYAGQLTVPGPGVPPAIISGQIASKLIVELEK